In Pseudomonas oryzihabitans, the DNA window GCCGCGCCCTCGATGGCGAGAAAGAACCAGATGGCGAAGGGAATGGCGGCGAACATGCCGCCTACCGCGGCCAGCGAGAACTGGTCCTGGCCAGCCCAGCCACCGCTGGTGAAGTTGGTCAGGCTGAAGCCCGGCGCCACCACGCCCATGAAGATCAACAGCTCGATCACCGCCAGCACCGTGACCACCAGTTCGAAGGTGGCGGCGATGCTCACCCCGAGGATGTTCAGGGTCATGAAGATGAAATAGGCCGCTACCGCGCAGAGCTTGGGATCGAGGGTGGGAAACTGCACATTGAGGTAGGCGCCGATGGCCATGGCGATGGCCGGTGGCGCGAAGACGAACTCGATCAGCGTCGCGATCCCGGCGATGGTACCGCCCCGGGGACCGAAGGCGCGGCGGCTGTAGGCGAAGGGGCCGCCGGCATGGGGAATGGCGGTGGTCAGCTCGGTGAAGCTGAAGATGAAGCAGGTGTACATCACCGCCACTACCAGCGCGGTGACCAGAAAGCCCAGGGTCCCGGCGACGCCCCAGCCATAGCTCCAGCCGAAGTACTCCCCGGAGATCACCAGACCCACGGCGATACCCCAGAGGTGCAGGGTGCCGAGGGTCGGCTTGAGTTTTTCGTTGGTCATGACAGGCCACTCCCCTTGTAGCGACGTGATCCGAATGGGCGACCGCGATCCCGCGATGCCCGGCTTTTTCGAGCTTAAACAGGCCAGGACCGCGCCGACTTGACCGCTCGGCACGGGCGGTGCGACCCAGGGTCAAGTCGGCGTTACCCCTCTTCCCAGGCTGCTACCCGCGACCGCACCAGCACGGTGCGACACCCACCCTCGCGCCCCGCAATGAGGCATGCCAAGGGCCGAATACCGTGAAGCCCTCGACGTTACGGCACCTGTACCGGGTCGACGTCCGGCCCGGGGCACAGCCTTTGCTTCATTCATGCCGATCCCCTCCCTGGACCCGCCCCATGCCTCTGGCCGCTTCCGGCTTAGCCGCCCTGACCTCACCGTCGCGCAACCTCGGCGTGCTCTCTGCCGCCGCTAGCGGGCTGGATACCGTCATCACCAGCCACGGCGGCGATGTCGATCGCATCTTCGGCACCGCCGGCATCGATCCGGAACAGTTGCAGCACCCCACCCTGAGCCTGGGGCTGGGCAACTACTGCCGGGTCCTGGAAGAAGCGGCGGCCCAGTCCGGCTGCGACAATTTCGGGCTGCACTACGGGCAGCAATTCAAGCCGCAGATGCTCGGCCTGCTGGGCTACGTGGGGCTCTGCTCGCCCACCGCCGAGGCAGCGCTGCAGAACTTCGCCGCCGCCTTTCCCTTCCACCAGCACAGCACCCTGATTCAGCTGGTGGACGCCGGCGATTGCTGGCGCTTCGACTACCAGGTGCGCCACGGCGCCATCGTTGCCCGCCGCCAGGACGCCGAGCTGACCCTGGGCATGCTGCTCAACCTCTTGCGCCATGTGCTCGGCCCGACCTGGGCGCCGCGGGCGGTGCAATTCGAACATCCCCGGCCCGAGGGCTGGCACGAGCATCGCCGGCTGTTCGATGCCGCGGTCAGCTTCGGTCACCCTTGCAACGCCATGCTGGTGCCCAAGGCCGACCTGCGCGACCGCACCATGCCCGACCACGACCCACTGCTCCTGCTGGTGGTGCAGGACGCCATTCGCCAACTCGGCCAGCGCCTGCCGCAGCTGGAACTGCTCGAAGAGGTCCGCGCCTCGGTACGCCTGGCACTGCCCCTGGGCGAACCCAGCCTGGAGACCATCGCCCAGCGCCTGGACCTGTCCACCAGCCAGCTGCAACGCCGCCTGCGCGACCAGGGAGCGAGTTTCTCGGCGCTGGTCGAAGGCGTCCGCCGCGACCTGGCTCAGCACTACCTGCGGCAGCGGCTGCCGATCACCGACCTGGCGCCGCTGCTGGGCTACTCGGAGACGAGTGCCTTTTCGCGGGCGTTTCGGCGGTGGTTTCAGGTGAGTCCGCGGCAATGGCGGGGCCTTTCGTAGAGGTTGGATCCTTGAGCGCCAGCGAAGCCCTACGTCGAGCGGCCATCCAAGCACCGGCATCGGTAGGTTGGTGCTGAGCGTAGCGAGGCCCAACGGCAACCCCTGCTCACCCGGTCAGATTCTTGCAAGGCCTTGCCCCAAACAGCCCCAACCAGACCAACGACCACCCGATGACCTCTGCCCTGCCCCCTGCCCTCTTCACCCCGGCCTGGCCGGCGCGCCTGGAGCTGGCCTATGCCCGCCAGGGCGACTGGACCCGGCCCACCACCCGCCGCCACCTCGGTCCCTTGCGGGTGCAGAAGCACCTGCACGCCGAAGGCCCCGCGGTCTGTCAGCACATCCTGGTGCATCCACCGGGCGGCATCGCCGGCGGGGATCGGCTGGATATCCAGGTCAGCGTCGGCGAAAACGCCTGGGCTCAGCTCACCAGCCCCGGGGCAGCCAAGTGGTATCGCGCTGACAGCGCGGCCCACCAGCAGATCGACCTGCACGTGGACGCTGGCGCCACCCTGGAATGGTTGCCCCAGGAGACCATCGTCTTCTCCGGCGCCCAGGCCCATCTCGCCACCCGCATAGAGCTGGAAGGCGATGCCCGCCTCTGCTACTGGGACATCGTCGCCCTGGGCCGCCCGGCCAGTGCCGAGCGCTTCACCGAAGGCCTGTTCCAGGCACACCTGGACATCCGTCGCGATGGCACCCCGCTGTGGCACGAGCGCCAGCGCCTGGTCGGCGCGGACCGCCTGCTGGACTCGCCCATCGGCCTGGCCGGCCAGCCGGTGTTCGCTACCCTGCTGATCAGCGGCACCCTGGACGCCGACACCCTGGCGCGCTGCCGCGACCTCGCCCTGCCGGTACGCGGCGACCTGACCCAGCTGCCCGGCCTGGTGGTCGCCCGCTGCCTGGCCGCCGAATCCCTGCAGGCCCGCGCCTGGCTGATCGACCTCTGGCGCCTGCTGCGCCCGGCCCTGCTCGGCCGCGTGGCCATGCCGCCGCGGATCTGGAGTACCTGAGGCAGCGCCGCCCTTGTAGGAGCGGCCCATGGCCGCGATGATCGACCGACTTCCCTTGACCGCATCTGCCAACCGGAACACCCATGGACCTGACGCCCCGCGAAAAAGACAAACTGCTCATCTTCACTGCCGGCCTGGTGGCCGAACGCCGCCTGGCGCGTGGGGTGAAGCTCAACTACCCGGAAGCCATGGCGCTGATCTCCGCCGCCCTGCTCGAAGGCGCCCGTGACGGTCGCACCGTGGCCGACCTGATGCACTACGGCACTACCCTGCTGACCCGCGACCAGGTGATGGAAGGCGTTCCGGAGATGATCCCGGAGATCCAGGTGGAAGCCACCTTCCCCGACGGGACCAAGCTGGTCACCGTCCACCAGCCGATTGCCTAGGGAGACCATCATGAGTCTGATCGTCCGCGACGCCACCCCTGCCGACCTGCCGGCGGTGCTGCACATCTACAACGACGCCGTCAGCAACACCACGGCGATCTGGAACGAAACCCCGGTGGACCTGGCCAACCGCCAGGCCTGGTTCGACCTGCGCGCTACCCAGGGCTATCCGATCCTGGTAGCCGAGAACGCCGAAGGGACGGTGGTGGGCTACGCCTCCTTCGGTGACTGGCGGCCCTTCGAGGGCTTTCGCCACACCGTCGAGCATTCGGTCTATATCCATCCTGACCAGCGCGGCCAGGGCATCGGCCCGCAGCTGATGATGCCGCTCATCGAACGCGCTCGCGCCTGTGACAAGCACGTGATGGTGGCCGCCATCGAGAGTGGCAACCAGGCGTCAATCCGCCTGCACGAGCGCCTGGGCTTCATCACCACTGGGCAGATGCCCCAGGTCGGTATCAAGTTCGGACGCTGGCTGGACCTCACCTTCATGCAACTGATGCTGGAGCAGCGCCCATGATCCCCGGCGAATACCAGATCCAGGACGGCGACATCGAACTCAATGCCGGCCGCCGTACCTTGAGCCTGACCGTTGCCAACAGCGGCGACCGACCGATCCAGGTGGGCTCGCACTACCACTTCCACGAAACCAATGACGCCCTGGTGTTCGACCGCGCGCTGGCCCGTGGCATGCGCCTGAACATCGCCGCCGGCACCGCCGTGCGCTTCGAGCCGGGCCAGAGCCGCGAGGTGGAGCTGGTCGACCTGGCCGGCGCCCGCACCGTCTACGGCTTCGCCGGGCGGGTGATGGGCAGGTTGTAGGGACAGCCCCTCACCCCAACCCTCTCCCTCAGGGAGAGGGGGCCAAAAGCAGACACCGTGCCTTTCGTCCTTCCCTTTTCTGCCTGAGAAATGGCGGGCGTGAAGGCCCCAACCAGAACACCCGCTCTTCCCCCTCTCCCTCCGGGAGAGGGCCGGGTTGAGGGCAAACCGGACCATTTCTATTCGGGATCAACGCCTATGAAAATCTCCCGCCAAGCCTATGCCGACATGTTCGGTCCCACCACCGGCGACCGGGTGCGCCTGGCCGATACCGACCTCTGGATCGAGGTCGAAGAGGACCACACCGTCTACGGCGAAGAAGTGAAATTCGGTGGCGGCAAGGTCATCCGCGACGGCATGGGCCAGAGCCAGCTGCTGGCAGCCGAGGTGGTCGACACCGTCATCACCAACGCCCTGATCGTCGATCACTGGGGCATCGTCAAGGCCGATGTCGGCCTCAAGAACGGGCGCATCCAGGCCATCGGCAAGGCCGGCAACCCGGACATCCAGCCCGGCGTCAGCGTACCCATCGGCGCCGCCACCGAGGTCATCGCCGGCGAAGGCATGATCCTCACCGCGGGCGGCATCGACTCCCATATCCATTTCATCTGCCCGCAGCAGATCGAAGAGGCGCTCATGAGCGGCACCACCACCATGATCGGCGGTGGCACAGGACCGGCCACCGGCACCTATGCCACCACCGTGACCCCCGGTCCCTGGCACATGGCGCAGATGCTCAAGGCCGCCGATGCCTTCCCCATGAACATCGGCTTCACCGGCAAGGGCAACGCCAGCCTGCCCGGCCCACTGGAAGAGCAGGTCCGCGCCGGCGCCATCGGCCTAAAACTGCACGAAGACTGGGGCACCACCCCCACCGCCATCGACAACTGCCTGGCGGTGGCCGATCGCTTCGACATCCAGGTGGCCATCCACACCGACACCCTCAACGAATCCGGTTTCGTCGAGACCACCCTGGGCGCCTTCAAGGGTCGCACCATCCACACCTACCACACCGAGGGTGCCGGGGGCGGCCACGCGCCGGACATCATCAAGGCCTGCGGCTTCCCCAACGTGCTGCCCAGCTCCACCAATCCGACGCGGCCCTTCACCAAGAACACCATCGACGAGCACCTGGACATGCTCATGGTCTGCCACCACCTGGATCCGAGCATCGCCGAGGACGTGGCCTTTGCCGAGAGTCGCATCCGCCGCGAGACCATCGCCGCCGAGGACATCCTCCACGATCTCGGCGCCTTCGCCATGATCAGCTCCGACAGTCAGGCCATGGGCCGTGTCGGCGAGGTCATCACCCGCACCTGGCAGACCGCCGACAAGATGAAGAAGCAGCGCGGCCCGCTGCCCGAGGATGGCGCTGGCAACGACAATTTCCGGGTCAAGCGCTACATCGCCAAGTACACCATCAACCCGGCGATCACCCATGGCATCAGCCACGAGGTGGGTTCCATCGAGGTGGGCAAGTTCGCCGACCTGGTGCTCTGGCGCCCGGCCTTCTTTGGCGTCAAGCCGACCCTGATCCTCAAGGGCGGCGCTATCGCCGCGAGCCTGATGGGCGACGCCAACGCCTCCATCCCCACCCCGCAACCGGTGCACTACCGCCCCATGTTCGGCAGCTACGCCGGCATGCTCCACGACACCAGCCTGACCTTCATCAGCCAGGCCGCCTTCGAGGCGGGGGTGCCCGAGCAACTGGGGCTGAAGAAGCGCATCGGCGTGGTCAGGGGCTGCCGCACCGCGCAGAAGAGCGACCTCATCCATAACGACTATCTGCCGACCATCGAGGTCGATCCGCAGAACTACCAGGTCAGGGCCGACGGCCAGCTGCTCTGGTGCGAACCGGCCGAGGTCCTGCCGATGGCGCAGCGGTATTTTCTTTTCTAGAGGGCCTGTTCCAACGGCACGGCCTGTTGGGCTTCGCTGCGCTCAACCCAACCTACGGGTGCCCAACGTCGCTTGGCACGGCGTGGAGAGTTGAACCGCGTAGGTTGGCGCTGAGTGTAGCGAAGCCCAACACGACCAACCCTCACCGCTCGCCCACCGCCCAGTCCTCATCGCGCTGTCCTGCCCAATCCGCCGGCAGGACGCCCGCTCGCACGTAGCGATGGATGGACGAATAGGGCCACTCCACCGCCCTACGTGCATGGCCGTGCTTCACCGGGTTGAAATGGATGTAGTCGAGATGTCGCTGCAGATCCTGCTCGTCGCGGACCTGGTGCTCCCAATAGCGTCTTTGCCAGACGCCACGTTCGCGTTTCAGCCGACGCGATAGATTCACCGTCTCCAACGGCGGTAACTGCCGGGAGAAGCCTGCCTTGATCAGGCTCCAACGCAGCGGATAGTCACCATCGTCATCTGGCAGGCGCCAGAGCGCGTGCAGGTGATCGGGGAGGACCACCATGGCGAGGATATCGAAGGGATGCCGGACCTTCACCTCGCGCATGGCCTGCCTGAGCGATCCGATATGGTCGACGAGCAGGGTGGCCGAGCGGTCATTGAGATTGAGCGTGAAAAAGAAGATGCCGCCCGCGGCGCGGCTGCGTCGATAGTCCAAGATCACCGTCCCTGGTGAATGGAAAGTCGTAGTCTAGAGCCTTTTCCAGTGCCTTTGGATAGATCGTGCCTGTTGGGCTTCGCTGCGCTCAGCGCCAACCTACGCGGTTCAACCATCCACGTTGTACCCAATCAACATGGGGCACCCGTAGGTTGGGCTGAGGCGGCTCCATCGCCGAAGCCCAACATGCCGTAGCAGGCATGGGCACCGTTGGGGTTGGTCGTGGTGGGCTTCGCTGCGCTCAGCGCCAACCTGCGCGGCTCGACCATCCACGTTGTACCCAATCAACATGGGGCACCCGTAGGTAGGTTGGGCTGAGGCAGCTCCATCGCCGAAGCCCAACACACCACGGCAAGCATGGGCACCGTTGGGCTTCGCTTTCGCTCAACCCAACCTACACGAAACCCGCCGGCGCTCAGCCGCGACTGACTGGCGCCGCCGGGGCTTCCGCGCGGTCGTCGCGGTCGTAGGCGGCCTTGTCCAGCTGGCCCATCCAGCGTGCGGTCAGGGTGCCGGCGGTCATGGAGCCGTTGACGTTGAGCGCGGTGCGCCCCATGTCGATCAGGGGCTCGATGGACACCAGCAATGCCACCAGGGTGACCGGCAGGCCCAGGGCTGGCAGCACGATCAGGGCGGCGAAGGTAGCACCGCCACCTACGCCTGCTACACCCGCCGAACTCAGGGTGACGATGCCCACGAGCGTAGCAATCCACAGCGGGTCGAAGGGATCGATGCCCATGGTGGGCGCGATCATCACCGCCAGCATAGCCGGATAGAGACCGGCGCAACCGTTCTGGCCGATAGTGGCGCCAAAGGAGGCGGCGAAACTGGCGATGGCCGGCGGTACGCCGAGGCGCTCGGTCTGGGCCTCGATGTTCAGCGGGATGGTCGCCGCGCTGGAGCGGCTGGTGAAGGCGAAGCTCAGCACCGGCCAGACCTTGGGAAAGAAGCGCGCTGGCGACAGGCCGCTCAGGGTCAGCAGCAGCGCATGCACGCCGAAGAGGATGGCCAGGCCCAGGTAGGAGGCGATCAGGAAGGTGCCCAGCTTGAGCACGTCCTGGGGGCTGGCGGTGGCGACCATCTTGGTCATCAGCGCCAGCACGCCATAGGGTGTCAGTTGCAGCAGCAGGCGTACCAGCTTCATCACCCAGGCCTGGAGCACGTCGATGCCGGCCAGCACCTTCTCGCCAC includes these proteins:
- a CDS encoding AraC family transcriptional regulator, whose product is MPLAASGLAALTSPSRNLGVLSAAASGLDTVITSHGGDVDRIFGTAGIDPEQLQHPTLSLGLGNYCRVLEEAAAQSGCDNFGLHYGQQFKPQMLGLLGYVGLCSPTAEAALQNFAAAFPFHQHSTLIQLVDAGDCWRFDYQVRHGAIVARRQDAELTLGMLLNLLRHVLGPTWAPRAVQFEHPRPEGWHEHRRLFDAAVSFGHPCNAMLVPKADLRDRTMPDHDPLLLLVVQDAIRQLGQRLPQLELLEEVRASVRLALPLGEPSLETIAQRLDLSTSQLQRRLRDQGASFSALVEGVRRDLAQHYLRQRLPITDLAPLLGYSETSAFSRAFRRWFQVSPRQWRGLS
- a CDS encoding urease accessory protein UreD, whose product is MTSALPPALFTPAWPARLELAYARQGDWTRPTTRRHLGPLRVQKHLHAEGPAVCQHILVHPPGGIAGGDRLDIQVSVGENAWAQLTSPGAAKWYRADSAAHQQIDLHVDAGATLEWLPQETIVFSGAQAHLATRIELEGDARLCYWDIVALGRPASAERFTEGLFQAHLDIRRDGTPLWHERQRLVGADRLLDSPIGLAGQPVFATLLISGTLDADTLARCRDLALPVRGDLTQLPGLVVARCLAAESLQARAWLIDLWRLLRPALLGRVAMPPRIWST
- the ureA gene encoding urease subunit gamma, with product MDLTPREKDKLLIFTAGLVAERRLARGVKLNYPEAMALISAALLEGARDGRTVADLMHYGTTLLTRDQVMEGVPEMIPEIQVEATFPDGTKLVTVHQPIA
- a CDS encoding GNAT family N-acetyltransferase, with the translated sequence MSLIVRDATPADLPAVLHIYNDAVSNTTAIWNETPVDLANRQAWFDLRATQGYPILVAENAEGTVVGYASFGDWRPFEGFRHTVEHSVYIHPDQRGQGIGPQLMMPLIERARACDKHVMVAAIESGNQASIRLHERLGFITTGQMPQVGIKFGRWLDLTFMQLMLEQRP
- a CDS encoding urease subunit beta; translated protein: MIPGEYQIQDGDIELNAGRRTLSLTVANSGDRPIQVGSHYHFHETNDALVFDRALARGMRLNIAAGTAVRFEPGQSREVELVDLAGARTVYGFAGRVMGRL
- the ureC gene encoding urease subunit alpha, which codes for MKISRQAYADMFGPTTGDRVRLADTDLWIEVEEDHTVYGEEVKFGGGKVIRDGMGQSQLLAAEVVDTVITNALIVDHWGIVKADVGLKNGRIQAIGKAGNPDIQPGVSVPIGAATEVIAGEGMILTAGGIDSHIHFICPQQIEEALMSGTTTMIGGGTGPATGTYATTVTPGPWHMAQMLKAADAFPMNIGFTGKGNASLPGPLEEQVRAGAIGLKLHEDWGTTPTAIDNCLAVADRFDIQVAIHTDTLNESGFVETTLGAFKGRTIHTYHTEGAGGGHAPDIIKACGFPNVLPSSTNPTRPFTKNTIDEHLDMLMVCHHLDPSIAEDVAFAESRIRRETIAAEDILHDLGAFAMISSDSQAMGRVGEVITRTWQTADKMKKQRGPLPEDGAGNDNFRVKRYIAKYTINPAITHGISHEVGSIEVGKFADLVLWRPAFFGVKPTLILKGGAIAASLMGDANASIPTPQPVHYRPMFGSYAGMLHDTSLTFISQAAFEAGVPEQLGLKKRIGVVRGCRTAQKSDLIHNDYLPTIEVDPQNYQVRADGQLLWCEPAEVLPMAQRYFLF
- a CDS encoding REP-associated tyrosine transposase, producing MLDYRRSRAAGGIFFFTLNLNDRSATLLVDHIGSLRQAMREVKVRHPFDILAMVVLPDHLHALWRLPDDDGDYPLRWSLIKAGFSRQLPPLETVNLSRRLKRERGVWQRRYWEHQVRDEQDLQRHLDYIHFNPVKHGHARRAVEWPYSSIHRYVRAGVLPADWAGQRDEDWAVGER
- a CDS encoding L-cystine transporter, coding for MNLPLVLNLVAFAVLLGLLARTRNTGWSLAVRVFIGLALGVAFGLVLQLVYGHDAPVLKTSISWFNLVGNGYVQLLQMSIMPLVFASILAAVARLREASSMGRISLLTLGTLLFTTAIAALVGVLVTWLFGLSAEGLVQGAQETARLTTLQNSYVGKVADLSVPQLLLSFIPKNPFADLAGASPTSIISVVIFAAFLGVAALRLQRDDPVRGEKVLAGIDVLQAWVMKLVRLLLQLTPYGVLALMTKMVATASPQDVLKLGTFLIASYLGLAILFGVHALLLTLSGLSPARFFPKVWPVLSFAFTSRSSAATIPLNIEAQTERLGVPPAIASFAASFGATIGQNGCAGLYPAMLAVMIAPTMGIDPFDPLWIATLVGIVTLSSAGVAGVGGGATFAALIVLPALGLPVTLVALLVSIEPLIDMGRTALNVNGSMTAGTLTARWMGQLDKAAYDRDDRAEAPAAPVSRG